One Vibrio taketomensis DNA window includes the following coding sequences:
- a CDS encoding VOC family protein: MSLATAELLPEQLKQKLPDFMYKIQKLSDKLQIDLTQFQADHIALRINEPELAQLAHQAWLAEGKEISNAMINGRPIIVMTFNQPLKVLSWEIECLELPYPAEGKIYPEQTWEHVEFVIPSNAQTADEFAAELTQRFPQLAEQWDTLAQQGIKVKLSSPKGEGERLNNPTVAFKHQGVCIKLHPHSLKAIVESEQSA; encoded by the coding sequence ATGTCGTTAGCTACTGCTGAGTTACTACCCGAGCAACTAAAACAAAAGCTGCCAGACTTTATGTATAAAATTCAGAAGTTAAGCGATAAGCTGCAGATTGACTTAACGCAGTTTCAAGCCGATCACATCGCTTTGCGTATCAACGAGCCTGAATTAGCTCAACTTGCTCATCAAGCGTGGCTTGCTGAAGGTAAAGAAATTTCGAATGCCATGATTAATGGCAGACCAATTATCGTTATGACGTTTAATCAGCCATTAAAAGTACTAAGTTGGGAGATTGAGTGCTTAGAACTGCCATACCCTGCTGAAGGTAAGATTTACCCAGAGCAAACTTGGGAGCATGTGGAGTTTGTGATTCCATCGAATGCACAAACCGCAGATGAGTTCGCGGCAGAGCTAACGCAGCGTTTTCCACAACTTGCTGAACAATGGGACACATTGGCGCAACAGGGCATTAAGGTAAAACTCTCAAGCCCTAAAGGCGAGGGTGAGCGTCTTAATAATCCGACCGTGGCATTTAAACACCAAGGCGTGTGCATCAAGCTACACCCTCATTCATTAAAAGCGATTGTTGAGTCGGAGCAATCAGCCTAA
- a CDS encoding insulinase family protein has protein sequence MHVSPNDTNQYRYLTLENDLRVLLIHSPHAQKSAAALAVNVGHFDDPLERQGMAHYLEHMLFLGTEKYPQVGEFQSYISQHGGINNAWTGTEHTCFFFDVDNNAFENGLDRFSQFFTAPLFNAEALDKERQAVDSEYKLKLNDDSRRLYQVHKEVINPRHPFAKFSVGNLETLGDREGSSIRDEIIAFHGQQYSSDLMTLVLIGEQPLEQLEAWTRDKFSHITNRHLAGKFIEESYTDERSIGIWVNVEPVKDFKKLILTFPMENSDLYYHTKPLSYFAHLLGYEGENSLMLELKEAGWITSLSAGGGASGSNYREFTISCTLTQEGLAHTDDIIQAIFNYIALIKAQGYDEWRYLEKQAVLESAFRFQEPARPMDLASHLVVNMQHYESDDIIYGDFKMAEYQPELLRYLASYFTVDNLRVTLIAKGLTYEEEAKWYHTPYSVRLLSHAQREHYTAPSAIKAALPKQNPFICYNLTPKEVQEHADVPALISDLPGFKLWHLQDDEFRVPKGVVYVAIDSPHAVANPINIVKTRLCVEMFLDSLAKETYQAEIAGMGYNLYAHQGGVTLTISGFTEKQPELMKMILQRFAKREFSEKRFNTIKTQLLRNWRNAAQDRPISQLFNAMTGILQPNNPPYATLVEALEEIQVDSLSSFVQAILAELHVEMFVYGDWTRDDAAALGETLKDALRVKGQQYEEALRPLIMLGKNGTFQRSVACNQEDSAVVVYYQCEDTSPQNIALYSLANHLMSATFFHEIRTKQQLGYMVGTGNMPLNKHPGMVLYVQSPNAAPSELISSIDEFLNAFYMVLLELNEYQWHSSKRGLWNQISTPDTTLRGRAQRLWVAIGNKDEHFDQRQRVLAELKKLTRSDMIRFVVNELKPRTANRLIMHTQGNAHQGAAPLSLGQEIGVIEEFQLRPKDIELG, from the coding sequence GTGCATGTAAGCCCTAATGATACCAACCAATATCGTTATTTAACGCTCGAAAACGATCTGCGAGTGTTACTTATCCATTCGCCACATGCACAAAAGTCAGCCGCGGCACTTGCGGTCAATGTCGGTCACTTTGACGATCCCCTTGAACGTCAAGGGATGGCTCACTACCTCGAACATATGCTATTTCTTGGCACTGAGAAGTACCCTCAAGTTGGTGAGTTTCAAAGCTATATTAGTCAGCATGGTGGCATTAATAACGCATGGACTGGCACCGAACACACCTGCTTTTTCTTCGATGTCGATAATAATGCGTTTGAAAATGGCCTAGATCGCTTCAGCCAATTTTTTACCGCACCACTGTTTAACGCTGAAGCGCTCGATAAAGAGCGCCAAGCTGTCGACTCAGAGTATAAACTCAAGCTCAACGACGATTCGCGACGTTTATATCAAGTACATAAAGAAGTCATCAACCCAAGACACCCATTTGCGAAGTTTTCCGTTGGCAACTTGGAGACGCTGGGTGATCGCGAAGGCAGTTCAATTCGCGATGAGATCATCGCTTTTCATGGTCAACAATACTCCTCCGATTTAATGACGCTTGTACTTATTGGTGAACAGCCACTTGAACAACTTGAAGCATGGACTCGAGATAAGTTTAGTCACATTACCAATCGTCATTTGGCTGGTAAATTCATCGAAGAGAGCTACACCGATGAACGTTCTATTGGCATCTGGGTTAATGTTGAACCGGTCAAAGATTTTAAGAAACTGATTCTGACCTTCCCGATGGAAAACAGCGATCTGTACTACCACACCAAACCACTCTCTTATTTTGCTCATCTTCTTGGTTACGAAGGCGAGAACAGCTTGATGTTAGAACTGAAAGAGGCGGGTTGGATAACTTCGCTATCTGCAGGTGGTGGTGCTAGCGGCAGTAATTACCGAGAATTCACCATTAGCTGTACGCTGACTCAAGAAGGTCTAGCGCACACTGATGACATCATCCAAGCCATTTTCAACTATATCGCGCTGATAAAAGCGCAAGGCTACGATGAATGGCGCTATCTCGAGAAACAAGCAGTCTTAGAATCGGCTTTTCGTTTTCAAGAGCCCGCTCGTCCTATGGATCTTGCCAGTCACCTCGTCGTAAATATGCAACACTACGAGAGCGACGATATCATCTACGGTGATTTTAAGATGGCCGAGTATCAACCGGAATTACTGCGGTATTTAGCGAGCTATTTTACCGTTGATAACCTACGCGTTACCCTTATTGCTAAAGGCTTGACCTACGAGGAAGAGGCAAAGTGGTACCATACACCTTACTCTGTACGCCTATTAAGTCATGCCCAGCGAGAACATTACACGGCACCGTCTGCGATCAAAGCCGCGCTACCTAAACAAAACCCATTTATTTGTTACAACCTAACGCCGAAAGAAGTGCAAGAGCATGCGGATGTACCTGCGCTAATTAGCGATTTACCGGGCTTTAAGCTGTGGCATTTACAAGATGATGAGTTTCGTGTGCCCAAAGGCGTGGTTTATGTTGCAATAGATAGCCCTCACGCTGTGGCCAACCCGATCAACATTGTCAAAACACGTCTCTGCGTGGAAATGTTTCTCGATTCTTTAGCCAAAGAAACCTACCAAGCTGAAATTGCAGGTATGGGGTATAACCTATACGCACATCAAGGGGGCGTAACGCTCACTATCTCAGGCTTTACCGAGAAACAGCCGGAATTGATGAAGATGATTTTGCAGCGCTTCGCCAAGCGTGAGTTCAGTGAAAAACGGTTTAACACCATTAAGACTCAGTTATTGCGTAACTGGCGCAATGCAGCGCAAGATCGCCCAATTTCTCAGCTTTTCAATGCAATGACTGGCATTTTACAGCCAAACAATCCTCCTTACGCCACATTAGTGGAAGCACTTGAAGAGATTCAAGTCGATTCCCTATCTAGCTTTGTGCAGGCAATTTTGGCCGAGTTGCACGTTGAGATGTTTGTTTATGGTGATTGGACGCGTGATGACGCGGCTGCGTTGGGTGAAACGCTCAAAGATGCATTGCGCGTAAAAGGTCAGCAATACGAGGAAGCGTTGCGCCCCCTAATCATGCTCGGAAAAAATGGCACCTTCCAACGCAGCGTTGCTTGCAACCAAGAAGACTCCGCGGTGGTGGTGTATTACCAATGCGAAGATACCTCACCGCAAAATATTGCCCTGTACTCGCTAGCAAACCATTTAATGTCGGCCACATTTTTCCATGAGATACGCACCAAACAACAACTCGGCTACATGGTAGGCACAGGCAATATGCCACTGAACAAACACCCGGGCATGGTGCTATATGTGCAATCACCAAACGCGGCGCCGAGTGAGTTGATCAGTTCAATTGATGAATTTCTCAACGCATTTTATATGGTGTTGTTAGAACTCAATGAGTATCAATGGCATAGCAGTAAACGCGGATTGTGGAATCAAATTTCCACCCCAGATACCACGCTTCGCGGGCGGGCTCAACGCTTGTGGGTGGCAATCGGGAACAAAGATGAACACTTCGACCAACGACAACGCGTCCTTGCTGAACTCAAAAAATTGACTCGCAGTGATATGATTCGCTTTGTTGTCAATGAGCTCAAACCACGCACAGCAAATCGTTTAATTATGCACACTCAAGGCAACGCCCATCAGGGTGCTGCACCGCTAAGTTTAGGGCAGGAAATTGGCGTAATTGAAGAGTTCCAACTACGCCCGAAAGACATCGAGTTAGGCTGA
- the flhA gene encoding flagellar biosynthesis protein FlhA encodes MKFTLPFADKLPPLPQRAMPAIGAPVMVLATLAMVVLPMPAFLLDLFFTFNIALSMVVLLVTVYTRRPLDFAAFPTVLLIATLLRLALNVASTRVVLLYGHEGPGAAGNVIEAFGNVVIGGNYAVGLVVFIILMIINFMVVTKGAGRISEVSARFTLDALPGKQMAIDADLNAGLIDQDQARTRRQEVTKEADFYGSMDGASKFVKGDAIAGILILFINIIGGLSIGMAQYGLGFKEAMQIYTLLTIGDGLVAQIPSLLLSIGAAIMVTRQNTDEDMGQQVVFQLFDNPKALMITAGILFVMGIVPGMPHFAFLLLAAMAGAGAYWMTRKKKKQNEEQTNLPATTNAEPSTPKELSWDDVQPVDIIGLEVGYRLIPLVDRDQGGELLERVKGVRKKLSQDFGFLIPAVHIRDNLELTPNSYRITLMGVAVGEAEIRPDQELAINPGQVYGMIDGEPTIDPAFGLEATWIREEQREHAQALGYTVVDSSTVLATHLSQLLTNNASQLIGHEEVQNLLEMLGRSAPRLVENFVPDQLQLGVVVKVLQNLLNEAVPIRDIRTIVQTLAEYSSKSQEPDILTAAVRISLKRLIVQEINGIEPELPVITLIPELEQILHQTMQASGGESAGIEPGLAERLQMSLSNATQEQELKGEPAVLLTSGVLRSTLAKFVKNTIPSLRVLSYQEIPDEKQIRIVQAVGN; translated from the coding sequence ATGAAGTTCACTCTGCCATTTGCGGACAAATTACCGCCGCTACCTCAACGAGCAATGCCAGCCATCGGTGCACCGGTTATGGTTCTGGCCACGTTGGCTATGGTTGTTTTACCAATGCCAGCCTTTTTGCTCGACCTGTTTTTCACCTTTAACATCGCACTTTCTATGGTGGTGTTATTGGTGACAGTCTATACCCGACGCCCACTCGATTTTGCTGCTTTTCCAACAGTACTTCTGATTGCAACGTTATTGCGCCTTGCGCTGAACGTAGCATCGACGCGTGTGGTATTACTTTATGGTCATGAAGGACCTGGAGCGGCAGGTAACGTTATCGAGGCATTTGGTAACGTCGTTATCGGTGGTAACTACGCAGTCGGTTTAGTTGTCTTCATCATCCTGATGATCATCAACTTTATGGTTGTGACCAAAGGTGCGGGTCGTATTTCTGAGGTGAGTGCTCGCTTTACGTTAGATGCATTACCAGGTAAGCAAATGGCCATCGATGCCGACTTAAACGCCGGTTTGATTGACCAAGACCAAGCGCGCACGCGTCGCCAAGAAGTGACCAAAGAAGCGGACTTTTACGGCTCAATGGATGGTGCGTCAAAGTTTGTGAAAGGGGACGCAATCGCCGGTATTTTGATTCTGTTTATCAACATTATTGGCGGTTTGTCGATTGGTATGGCTCAATACGGTTTGGGCTTTAAAGAGGCAATGCAAATCTACACGCTACTTACGATCGGTGACGGTCTAGTAGCTCAAATCCCATCGCTGTTGTTGTCAATCGGTGCCGCGATCATGGTGACGCGCCAAAATACCGATGAAGACATGGGACAACAGGTTGTCTTCCAGTTATTTGATAACCCCAAAGCATTGATGATTACGGCTGGTATCCTCTTTGTTATGGGTATTGTTCCGGGTATGCCACACTTTGCGTTCCTATTATTGGCTGCCATGGCTGGTGCGGGCGCATACTGGATGACGCGCAAGAAGAAAAAACAAAACGAAGAACAAACCAATCTTCCTGCGACGACAAATGCTGAGCCAAGCACACCGAAAGAGCTTTCATGGGATGATGTTCAACCTGTTGATATTATTGGTTTGGAAGTTGGTTACCGTTTGATTCCATTGGTAGATAGAGATCAAGGCGGTGAATTGCTTGAGCGAGTGAAAGGTGTACGCAAAAAATTATCGCAAGACTTTGGCTTCCTTATCCCAGCAGTACACATTCGTGACAATCTCGAATTAACGCCTAACAGCTATCGAATCACCTTAATGGGGGTTGCGGTCGGTGAAGCTGAAATTCGTCCAGACCAAGAATTGGCGATTAACCCGGGTCAGGTATACGGCATGATTGATGGTGAACCCACCATTGACCCTGCTTTTGGACTTGAAGCGACGTGGATTCGTGAAGAGCAACGCGAGCACGCACAGGCTCTGGGTTATACCGTAGTTGACTCTTCAACAGTTCTGGCGACACATCTGAGCCAACTGTTGACCAACAACGCCTCGCAACTGATCGGCCACGAAGAAGTTCAGAATTTACTTGAAATGCTGGGCCGCAGCGCGCCGAGATTGGTGGAGAACTTTGTACCAGACCAATTGCAACTGGGTGTTGTGGTTAAAGTATTGCAAAACCTTCTCAACGAAGCGGTACCGATTCGAGATATTCGAACCATTGTTCAAACCTTGGCCGAATACTCATCAAAGAGTCAAGAACCTGACATTTTGACCGCAGCAGTACGCATCTCATTGAAACGCCTAATTGTTCAAGAAATCAATGGTATAGAGCCAGAGTTGCCGGTAATTACCCTTATTCCCGAGCTGGAACAAATCTTGCATCAAACCATGCAAGCTTCGGGAGGGGAATCTGCTGGTATCGAACCTGGCTTAGCCGAGCGATTGCAGATGTCTTTAAGCAATGCCACACAAGAGCAAGAGCTTAAAGGGGAACCTGCAGTGTTGTTAACGTCTGGTGTGCTGCGTTCAACGCTTGCGAAATTTGTAAAGAACACCATCCCATCGCTACGAGTGCTCTCTTATCAAGAGATCCCGGATGAAAAGCAAATCCGTATCGTGCAAGCCGTGGGCAACTAA